From the genome of Brachyhypopomus gauderio isolate BG-103 unplaced genomic scaffold, BGAUD_0.2 sc87, whole genome shotgun sequence, one region includes:
- the LOC143493479 gene encoding uncharacterized protein LOC143493479 isoform X1 has product MDRWPALFNERQIKAEFCRIVTADLLQSFLDGLDALMSSLLEFYKAAVSSNRRLTLSSVMQCLNKEDTNQNRRTAALLGLPLFLSEDTSDIIRMCDVHGETLDVLMKGKCVGILIGHEGVLHDAFLHEIINVAVVVEEAVVLHEIRDVPTGFAMLMGTIYCLNLQYPHKMKYSSEFLQKVVMKMNPDQCSARVHGLRNKLLRFCL; this is encoded by the exons ATGGACAGATGGCCTGCATTGTTTAATGAGAGACAG ATAAAGGCAGAGTTCTGTAGAATAGTCACTGCTGACCTGCTCCAGTCATTCCTGGATGGACTGGATGCCTTGATGTCAAGTCTTTTGGAATTCTATAAAGCAGCTGTCTCATCAAACAGGAGGTTGACTCTTAGCAGTGTTATGCAGTGCCTTAATAAGGAG GACACAAATCAGAACAGAAGAACGGCTGCCCTGCTTGGTCTTCCACTGTTCTTGTCAGAAGACACCTCTGACATAATCAGGATGTGTGAT GTTCATGGTGAAACCCTGGATGTCCTCATGAAGGGAAAGTGTGTTGGAATTCTAATTGGACATGAAGGTGTCCTGCATGATGCTTTCCTTCATGAAATTATCAACGTGGCTGTGGTGGTAGAAGAGGCAGTCGTTCTTCATGAAATCAGAGACGTGCCCACTGGTTTTGCTATGTTAATGGGCACCATCTACTGCCTTAATCTGCAGTACCCTCACAAAATGAAGTACTCATCTGAATTCCTGCAGAAGGTCGTCATGAAGATGAACCCTGACCAGTGTTCAGCAAGGGTACATGGACTTAGAAATAAATTGCTGAGATTTTGTTTATAG
- the LOC143493479 gene encoding uncharacterized protein LOC143493479 isoform X2, which yields MDRWPALFNERQAEFCRIVTADLLQSFLDGLDALMSSLLEFYKAAVSSNRRLTLSSVMQCLNKEDTNQNRRTAALLGLPLFLSEDTSDIIRMCDVHGETLDVLMKGKCVGILIGHEGVLHDAFLHEIINVAVVVEEAVVLHEIRDVPTGFAMLMGTIYCLNLQYPHKMKYSSEFLQKVVMKMNPDQCSARVHGLRNKLLRFCL from the exons ATGGACAGATGGCCTGCATTGTTTAATGAGAGACAG GCAGAGTTCTGTAGAATAGTCACTGCTGACCTGCTCCAGTCATTCCTGGATGGACTGGATGCCTTGATGTCAAGTCTTTTGGAATTCTATAAAGCAGCTGTCTCATCAAACAGGAGGTTGACTCTTAGCAGTGTTATGCAGTGCCTTAATAAGGAG GACACAAATCAGAACAGAAGAACGGCTGCCCTGCTTGGTCTTCCACTGTTCTTGTCAGAAGACACCTCTGACATAATCAGGATGTGTGAT GTTCATGGTGAAACCCTGGATGTCCTCATGAAGGGAAAGTGTGTTGGAATTCTAATTGGACATGAAGGTGTCCTGCATGATGCTTTCCTTCATGAAATTATCAACGTGGCTGTGGTGGTAGAAGAGGCAGTCGTTCTTCATGAAATCAGAGACGTGCCCACTGGTTTTGCTATGTTAATGGGCACCATCTACTGCCTTAATCTGCAGTACCCTCACAAAATGAAGTACTCATCTGAATTCCTGCAGAAGGTCGTCATGAAGATGAACCCTGACCAGTGTTCAGCAAGGGTACATGGACTTAGAAATAAATTGCTGAGATTTTGTTTATAG